In Mycobacterium gallinarum, a single window of DNA contains:
- a CDS encoding beta-glucosidase gives MTGTHFAGVVDAVRRGEKTSDVATAELLATLTDKELLWLLDGDKALLESVVDGARTRTNFLAVTAGRIDRVGIPGLRFTDGPRGVGIAPATSFPVAIARAATWDVDVERCVGAAIGAEARALGANFWGGLCINVAPFPGWGRAQESYGEDPFLLGEMGSAAIEGARPWVITSVKHFALNSMEEARFQIDVRVPEDVLHERYLPHFRRTVEAGVDSVMSAYNSVNGQWAGENRHLLTEILRDQWGFTGFVHTDWVWGLRHPVESVAAGQDVEMPFRQQRAHALPAALRSGELKRDDVLRACARILRTQIEFAGRARPTPPRSVVAGAEHRALAREVAHRATVLLRNESVDGTPLLPLDEQTLRRVAVLGRLADRPNLGDTGSSNVRPRNTVSVLQGLREQLGSHRVVTTDPGDADVAVVVVGLTPKDEGEALIALGPDTMQLFGGIMRRPRVAKIVSAVFNFSQRWWTFGGDRSDLRLHDEDVALIRAVAATNPRTVVIVIGGGTVVVDPWDRDVAALLMAWYPGMEGGRALADVLLGDAEPTGRMPVTIPRQQSQLPQVDWRARAVTYDRWWGQRKLDHDDVRAAYPLGFGLGYTTFTTTDLTLGPVHDESFEARVTVTNTGDRDGRHVVQVYAVRPVDGRPVRHLVGFSSIAVPTGASTSVAVQCSTRPLQRWNPDGFVLDDGDITVEAGAYSGDPDACRIPLGPLTSEPANDDRAATTGTME, from the coding sequence TTGACGGGCACCCACTTCGCCGGCGTCGTGGACGCGGTCCGTCGTGGCGAAAAGACCTCCGACGTCGCCACCGCCGAACTGTTGGCCACGCTGACGGACAAGGAGCTGTTGTGGCTGCTCGACGGTGACAAGGCGCTACTGGAGTCCGTTGTTGACGGTGCGCGGACGCGGACGAACTTCCTCGCGGTGACAGCGGGCCGCATCGACCGCGTCGGAATCCCCGGGCTCCGTTTCACCGACGGCCCTCGCGGTGTCGGCATCGCCCCGGCCACCAGCTTTCCGGTGGCCATCGCACGCGCGGCCACCTGGGACGTCGACGTCGAACGGTGCGTCGGTGCCGCGATCGGTGCCGAGGCGCGTGCTCTTGGCGCCAACTTCTGGGGTGGACTCTGCATCAACGTCGCGCCCTTTCCCGGCTGGGGTCGCGCCCAGGAGTCCTACGGGGAAGATCCGTTCCTGCTCGGCGAAATGGGTTCGGCGGCAATCGAAGGCGCCCGGCCATGGGTGATCACCAGCGTGAAACATTTCGCCCTCAACTCCATGGAGGAAGCTCGATTCCAGATCGACGTCCGGGTGCCGGAGGACGTCCTCCACGAGAGATACCTGCCGCACTTTCGGCGCACGGTCGAGGCCGGTGTCGATTCCGTGATGTCTGCCTACAACTCGGTCAATGGACAGTGGGCCGGCGAAAATCGACACCTGCTGACCGAAATCCTGCGCGATCAATGGGGTTTCACCGGTTTCGTGCACACCGACTGGGTCTGGGGTCTGCGCCATCCGGTCGAATCGGTCGCGGCCGGCCAAGACGTCGAGATGCCGTTTCGGCAGCAGCGCGCCCATGCGCTGCCGGCGGCGTTGCGTTCCGGGGAGTTGAAGCGCGACGACGTGCTGCGGGCCTGCGCCAGGATCCTGCGCACCCAGATCGAATTCGCCGGGCGAGCCCGCCCGACGCCCCCGCGCTCCGTGGTGGCCGGCGCCGAACATCGCGCGCTGGCCCGTGAGGTGGCTCACCGCGCGACGGTCCTGCTTCGCAACGAAAGTGTGGATGGCACACCGCTCTTACCACTCGACGAACAGACTCTTCGACGCGTCGCGGTGTTGGGCCGGCTCGCCGACCGACCCAACCTGGGTGACACCGGATCGTCGAATGTCAGGCCGCGCAACACCGTTTCGGTACTGCAGGGTCTGCGCGAACAGCTCGGCAGTCACCGCGTCGTCACGACAGATCCGGGTGATGCGGATGTCGCTGTGGTCGTTGTCGGCCTGACGCCGAAAGACGAAGGCGAGGCATTGATCGCGCTCGGGCCCGACACGATGCAGTTGTTCGGTGGGATCATGCGTCGGCCGCGGGTTGCCAAAATCGTCAGCGCGGTCTTCAACTTCTCGCAACGCTGGTGGACCTTCGGTGGTGATCGGTCCGATCTACGTCTGCACGACGAGGATGTGGCGCTGATCCGCGCCGTCGCGGCCACCAATCCGCGGACCGTGGTGATCGTCATCGGGGGAGGCACCGTCGTCGTCGACCCGTGGGACCGCGACGTCGCCGCACTCCTCATGGCGTGGTACCCCGGCATGGAGGGCGGTCGCGCACTTGCCGACGTCCTCCTCGGAGATGCCGAGCCGACAGGGCGGATGCCCGTCACCATCCCAAGACAGCAATCACAACTGCCGCAAGTGGATTGGCGGGCGCGCGCGGTGACCTACGACCGTTGGTGGGGTCAGCGCAAGCTCGACCACGACGACGTGCGGGCGGCGTACCCGCTGGGCTTCGGCCTGGGCTACACGACGTTCACCACAACGGACCTGACGCTCGGGCCCGTCCATGACGAAAGCTTCGAAGCGAGGGTGACGGTGACCAACACCGGTGATCGCGACGGTCGTCATGTCGTCCAGGTGTATGCGGTGCGCCCGGTCGACGGGCGGCCGGTGCGCCATCTCGTCGGTTTCAGCTCGATCGCGGTGCCAACCGGTGCGAGTACGTCCGTCGCTGTCCAGTGCTCGACGCGACCCCTGCAGCGCTGGAACCCAGACGGCTTCGTGCTTGACGACGGCGACATCACCGTCGAAGCCGGCGCCTACTCCGGCGATCCGGATGCATGCCGGATACCGCTGGGGCCACTGACCTCAGAACCGGCGAATGACGACCGCGCAGCCACCACGGGGACAATGGAGTGA
- a CDS encoding ATP-dependent DNA ligase, which yields MRLPVMPPVSPMLAKAVKSIPPGASYEPKWDGFRSICFRDDFDVELGSRNERPLTRYFPELVAAVRAELPMRCVVDGEIVIATDDGLDFEALQQRIHPAESRVLMLAKKTPASFIAFDLLALDDEDYTSRPFSERRAALVDALAGSGPSIHVTPATTDLPTAHRWFTEFEGAGLDGLIAKPLTVTYQPDKRVMYKIKPERTADCVVAGYRVHKSSDEAIGSLLLGLYKDDDTLASVGVIGAFPMARRRELFTELQSLVTTFDDHPWNWAAHMSGERTPRRNEGSRWNAGKDLSFVPLRPERVVEVRYDHMEGERFRHTAQFNRWRPDRDPRSCTYEQLEQPVTFSLADIVPGLAAGPGV from the coding sequence ATGCGACTGCCCGTGATGCCGCCGGTGTCACCGATGCTGGCCAAGGCGGTCAAGTCGATTCCGCCGGGCGCGTCCTATGAGCCGAAGTGGGACGGGTTCCGGTCGATCTGCTTCCGCGACGACTTCGACGTCGAGCTCGGCAGCCGCAACGAGCGCCCACTGACCAGGTATTTCCCTGAGCTCGTCGCGGCCGTCCGCGCGGAGCTCCCGATGCGCTGCGTCGTCGACGGCGAGATTGTGATCGCCACCGACGACGGCCTCGATTTCGAGGCGCTGCAGCAGCGCATCCACCCGGCCGAGTCGCGCGTACTGATGCTGGCCAAGAAGACTCCCGCGTCGTTCATCGCCTTCGACCTGCTGGCCCTCGACGACGAGGACTACACGTCGAGGCCGTTCAGCGAGCGGCGCGCCGCACTGGTTGACGCGTTGGCGGGCTCCGGCCCGTCGATTCACGTCACGCCCGCAACCACCGACCTGCCGACCGCGCACCGCTGGTTCACCGAGTTCGAGGGTGCGGGTCTGGACGGCCTGATCGCCAAGCCGCTGACCGTCACCTATCAGCCCGACAAGCGCGTCATGTACAAGATCAAGCCCGAGCGCACCGCGGACTGCGTCGTCGCCGGCTACCGGGTGCACAAGTCGAGCGACGAAGCGATCGGTTCGCTGCTGCTCGGCCTGTACAAGGACGACGACACGCTGGCATCGGTGGGCGTGATCGGCGCATTCCCGATGGCCAGGCGACGCGAACTGTTCACCGAATTGCAATCGCTCGTAACAACATTCGACGATCATCCGTGGAACTGGGCCGCCCACATGTCCGGGGAACGCACCCCGCGCCGCAACGAGGGGTCGCGCTGGAACGCGGGCAAGGACCTTTCGTTCGTACCGCTGCGACCCGAGCGGGTCGTCGAGGTGCGCTACGACCACATGGAGGGCGAGCGGTTCCGGCACACCGCGCAGTTCAACCGCTGGCGGCCCGATCGCGACCCGCGATCGTGCACCTACGAACAACTCGAACAGCCGGTCACCTTCAGCCTCGCCGATATCGTCCCGGGGCTGGCGGCGGGCCCCGGCGTTTAG
- a CDS encoding FAD-dependent monooxygenase has protein sequence MTLHAVISGAGIAGPALAHQLTAHGWRTTVIERFPQRRDEGQNVDIRGAAREVVRRMGLDTEIRAANTTEVGTRFVRPDGSAAASFPVSPNGNDGPTAELEILRGELSRIFIEHTRDRTDYRFDSRIADVSDHGDHVVVALEDGGSLEADVLVIAEGLHSRSRRFVTSADVTNFGMYLAYATIPRTDDDDRWWNWQHATGHRAVHLRPDNLGTTRAILSFMSDVRGFDDLDRAAQLIILRRTFDDVGGAAPRVLDALDDGAPMYFSTVGRVQPSRWSNGRVTLLGDAAFCNATFGGAGTSLALIGAYILAGELAATDDINSALGRYQALMRPFVGTAPKVREGALRLANPRTRNGIRLLHAGAGVVAGPIGKALSRLTAVANIGGDAAQLPEYPPAPLPVPEKR, from the coding sequence ATGACTTTGCACGCGGTCATCTCCGGCGCCGGCATCGCCGGACCCGCTCTGGCCCATCAACTCACTGCCCACGGTTGGCGTACCACCGTCATCGAACGCTTCCCGCAGCGGCGCGACGAGGGGCAGAACGTCGACATCCGGGGCGCCGCCCGCGAGGTCGTGCGCCGCATGGGCCTCGACACCGAGATCCGGGCAGCCAACACGACCGAGGTGGGCACGCGCTTCGTCAGGCCGGACGGTTCGGCAGCGGCGTCATTCCCGGTTTCTCCCAACGGAAATGACGGCCCCACAGCCGAGTTGGAGATACTGCGCGGAGAGTTGTCGCGCATCTTCATCGAGCACACGCGCGATCGAACCGATTACCGCTTCGACTCCCGCATCGCCGACGTCAGCGACCACGGCGACCACGTCGTGGTCGCGCTCGAGGACGGCGGCTCGCTGGAGGCCGACGTCCTCGTCATCGCCGAGGGGTTGCACTCGCGATCCCGCCGGTTCGTCACGTCCGCCGATGTCACCAACTTCGGGATGTACTTGGCGTACGCGACCATCCCGCGCACCGACGACGACGACCGCTGGTGGAATTGGCAGCACGCCACCGGTCACCGCGCCGTGCACCTGCGGCCCGACAACCTGGGCACCACGCGCGCGATCCTGTCCTTCATGTCCGACGTTCGCGGTTTCGACGACCTCGACCGGGCCGCGCAGCTCATCATCCTGCGACGCACGTTCGACGACGTCGGAGGAGCCGCTCCGCGGGTGCTCGATGCCCTTGACGACGGTGCGCCGATGTACTTCTCGACCGTCGGCCGGGTGCAGCCATCCAGGTGGAGCAACGGCAGGGTCACTCTGCTGGGAGACGCCGCGTTCTGCAACGCCACGTTCGGCGGCGCCGGAACCAGCTTGGCGCTCATCGGCGCCTATATCCTCGCCGGTGAGCTCGCCGCCACCGACGACATCAACTCGGCGCTGGGTCGGTATCAGGCGCTGATGCGACCGTTCGTCGGCACCGCCCCGAAGGTGCGGGAGGGCGCCCTGCGCCTGGCGAATCCACGTACGCGCAACGGCATTCGCCTTTTGCATGCGGGCGCCGGCGTGGTCGCTGGCCCGATCGGCAAAGCACTTTCCCGGTTGACCGCGGTGGCCAACATCGGTGGGGACGCCGCGCAACTGCCCGAATACCCGCCCGCCCCGCTGCCGGTGCCCGAGAAACGGTGA
- a CDS encoding dihydrofolate reductase family protein, producing MGKLIYGFNVSVDGYIADAQGNIDWSDPSDELHQYWNDFERETALSFYGRRLYEQMSDYWPSADEDPDATPLTVDFAQLWRDLPKVVFSRTLESVDWNSRLERGDPVEVVTKLKAETDGILEVAGATLAAPIVQAGLVDEYRMVVAPTAVGGGTPFFPTLPSWISLRLVENRTFPGGIVLLRYETKHD from the coding sequence ATGGGCAAACTCATCTATGGCTTCAACGTGTCGGTGGACGGGTACATCGCCGACGCGCAAGGCAACATCGACTGGTCCGATCCGAGCGACGAACTGCACCAGTACTGGAACGACTTCGAGCGGGAGACCGCCCTGTCGTTCTATGGGCGGCGGCTCTACGAACAGATGTCCGATTACTGGCCGAGCGCTGATGAGGACCCGGACGCCACCCCGCTGACCGTCGACTTCGCCCAGCTTTGGCGCGACCTGCCCAAGGTCGTGTTCTCGCGCACGTTGGAGTCCGTCGACTGGAACTCCCGGTTGGAACGTGGTGACCCGGTCGAGGTGGTGACGAAGCTGAAAGCCGAAACCGACGGCATCTTGGAGGTGGCCGGCGCGACGCTGGCCGCCCCGATCGTGCAGGCCGGACTGGTGGACGAGTACCGGATGGTGGTGGCGCCCACCGCCGTGGGCGGCGGCACCCCGTTCTTCCCGACTTTGCCGTCGTGGATCTCGCTGCGACTCGTGGAGAACCGCACCTTCCCGGGCGGCATTGTGCTGCTGCGATACGAGACCAAACACGACTGA
- a CDS encoding MFS transporter: protein MAGVLYAYLFLDDFVLLYPVYTLLFSDTGLSVWQISSLFVIWSVSSLALEVPSGAWADATSRRRLLIAGPLLTAVAFTLWVAAPGYWVFALGFVLWGLKSALTSGALEALVYEELQRLQATGEYATLMGRGQVAGVLAATCSGAVAAPIISVGGFAAVGAASVVASVLASVVAILFPEYRIRKIDEPELSWADTLAAGTREARRSAPVRAAVILVAVVGSVWGALDEYTPLLIESGGVSAADVSLLMVVVWAGASAGGLAAGRVARWGSTAFAALVGVGAVLMAAGALTQHPLGVVALAAAFGVFQCATIVADARLQNSIAGPARATVTSLAGMSTDVATLAVYGSYAALVDLSGHPGAFALLMLPYLAMALWVRRRPRQDPIWECG from the coding sequence TTGGCCGGCGTCTTGTACGCGTACCTGTTTCTCGACGATTTCGTGCTGCTGTACCCGGTGTACACGCTGCTGTTCAGCGACACCGGACTGTCGGTATGGCAGATTTCGTCGCTGTTCGTCATCTGGTCGGTGTCCAGCCTCGCGCTCGAAGTGCCCTCGGGCGCGTGGGCGGACGCGACCTCACGCCGCAGGCTGTTGATCGCGGGTCCGCTGCTGACGGCCGTCGCGTTCACGTTGTGGGTGGCGGCTCCCGGCTACTGGGTGTTCGCGCTCGGCTTCGTGCTCTGGGGCCTCAAGTCGGCGCTGACGTCCGGCGCGTTGGAGGCACTCGTCTACGAGGAACTGCAGCGACTGCAGGCGACAGGTGAATACGCCACCCTGATGGGACGCGGACAGGTCGCCGGCGTTCTGGCCGCGACGTGTTCGGGTGCAGTCGCGGCACCGATCATCTCGGTCGGCGGTTTCGCGGCGGTCGGCGCGGCCAGCGTCGTCGCGTCGGTGCTGGCGTCTGTCGTTGCGATATTGTTCCCGGAGTATCGGATTCGCAAGATCGACGAGCCCGAGCTCAGCTGGGCGGACACGTTGGCGGCTGGGACGCGAGAAGCCAGGCGGTCAGCTCCCGTCCGCGCCGCGGTGATCCTCGTCGCGGTCGTCGGATCGGTGTGGGGTGCGCTCGATGAGTACACCCCGTTGCTGATCGAGAGCGGCGGCGTCTCGGCCGCCGACGTCTCGCTGCTGATGGTGGTCGTCTGGGCGGGCGCATCGGCGGGCGGTCTGGCCGCGGGACGGGTGGCGCGCTGGGGATCGACGGCGTTCGCGGCGCTCGTCGGTGTGGGCGCGGTTCTGATGGCCGCGGGTGCCCTGACGCAACATCCACTCGGCGTGGTCGCTCTCGCGGCCGCGTTCGGCGTCTTCCAATGCGCCACCATCGTCGCCGATGCCCGCCTGCAGAACAGCATCGCCGGACCGGCCAGGGCGACCGTCACCTCGCTGGCGGGCATGTCGACCGACGTCGCGACGCTCGCCGTCTACGGCAGCTACGCCGCGTTGGTCGATCTCAGCGGCCACCCGGGGGCATTCGCGCTGCTGATGCTTCCGTACCTGGCAATGGCCTTATGGGTGCGACGTCGACCGCGTCAAGATCCGATATGGGAGTGCGGCTAG
- the gluQRS gene encoding tRNA glutamyl-Q(34) synthetase GluQRS, whose product MSAGRFAPSPSADLHIGNLRTAVLAWLFARSTGRRFLMRVDDLDDRTFTDIANRQLDDLTAIGLTWDEPAEWQTQHAARYDGAIDVLFDRGLLYECYCSRKDIAQAPRAPHAPQGAYPGTCRDLTDAERSERRARLGRPPALRLRTDTGAGLPAPPAVTHTVHDLLHGDYTGIVDDFVVRRGDGVAAYNLAVVVDDAAQGIDQVVRGDDLLSSSPRQAYLAALLGYPEPTYAHVALVLNSDGARLAKRDGAITLAEIGVERAITQIADSLGYQASTVEEMLPQFDPSKLPRRPWIYRP is encoded by the coding sequence GTGAGCGCAGGCAGGTTCGCCCCGAGCCCATCTGCCGATCTGCACATCGGCAACCTGCGCACCGCGGTGCTCGCGTGGTTGTTCGCCCGTTCGACTGGACGCCGATTCCTCATGCGCGTCGATGATCTCGACGACCGCACGTTCACCGATATCGCCAACCGCCAACTCGACGACCTGACCGCCATCGGCCTCACCTGGGATGAGCCTGCGGAGTGGCAGACCCAGCACGCCGCTCGCTACGACGGCGCCATAGATGTGCTCTTCGACCGCGGATTGCTCTACGAATGCTATTGCAGCCGAAAGGATATCGCTCAGGCGCCACGCGCGCCGCACGCACCGCAGGGCGCATATCCGGGAACCTGCCGCGACCTCACCGACGCCGAACGCTCCGAGAGACGCGCGCGACTGGGACGGCCGCCCGCGCTGCGGCTGCGCACCGACACGGGAGCTGGCTTGCCGGCACCGCCGGCGGTCACGCACACCGTGCACGACCTGCTGCACGGCGACTACACCGGAATCGTCGACGACTTCGTGGTCCGCCGCGGCGACGGTGTCGCGGCATACAACCTGGCCGTCGTGGTGGACGACGCGGCGCAGGGCATCGACCAGGTGGTGCGCGGTGACGACCTGCTGTCGTCGTCGCCGCGTCAGGCGTACCTCGCCGCACTGCTCGGGTATCCGGAGCCGACGTACGCGCACGTGGCCCTGGTCCTGAACTCCGACGGCGCGCGGCTGGCCAAACGCGACGGCGCCATCACGCTCGCCGAGATCGGCGTCGAACGGGCCATCACCCAGATCGCCGATTCCCTTGGCTACCAAGCGAGCACCGTAGAGGAGATGCTGCCGCAGTTCGACCCGTCGAAGCTGCCCCGCCGGCCCTGGATCTACCGCCCGTAG